A DNA window from Paenibacillus sp. HWE-109 contains the following coding sequences:
- a CDS encoding prolyl oligopeptidase family serine peptidase, whose amino-acid sequence MPVNNYAFHQITTQNISVNYQLFLPHDYESKKDNNYPLILFLHGIKKRGEDIGVLDGYGLTWIAESKQDFPFIVVTPQCPSDSNWILEYHSVIALVDEIITNYRVDSDRIYITGFSMGGNGAWDFALRSPELFSAVVPISGWFNPDKAMLLKDVPIWAFHCVADDIVPVSGTEDMVKALTSIGGNVRVTYYSGLKHNHKVMYETYNKAELYTWLLNHKRKV is encoded by the coding sequence ATGCCTGTTAATAATTATGCGTTTCACCAAATAACAACTCAGAATATAAGTGTAAATTATCAATTGTTTTTACCACACGATTATGAATCAAAAAAGGATAACAATTATCCACTAATTTTGTTTCTCCACGGCATAAAAAAACGTGGAGAGGATATTGGTGTGCTTGATGGTTACGGACTAACTTGGATTGCTGAAAGCAAGCAAGACTTCCCTTTTATTGTAGTTACTCCACAATGTCCATCCGATTCTAATTGGATATTAGAGTATCATTCGGTCATAGCTTTGGTTGATGAGATAATAACGAATTATCGAGTTGATTCTGACAGAATATATATAACTGGATTTAGTATGGGTGGAAATGGTGCATGGGATTTCGCTTTAAGATCGCCTGAACTTTTTTCAGCTGTAGTTCCGATTTCAGGGTGGTTCAATCCAGATAAGGCTATGCTGCTAAAAGATGTACCTATTTGGGCTTTTCATTGTGTAGCCGACGATATTGTCCCTGTTTCAGGAACAGAGGACATGGTTAAGGCTTTAACTAGTATCGGTGGGAATGTCAGAGTTACTTATTACTCAGGGTTAAAACATAACCACAAAGTGATGTACGAAACATACAACAAAGCAGAACTGTATACTTGGTTATTGAATCATAAAAGGAAAGTGTAA
- a CDS encoding stalk domain-containing protein, with protein sequence MKKFIIGVVVGSILSLSSVVVASDSVQAYLFEVYFTINGRNTAIEKDYSVLNYNGSTYVPVRFIAEQLGASVDYNAINKEIAINQFSSNMKILTDSNYPNVRYSLLDLYLDGGYTGSYGLLSVDKIKESTITEHEIDFSLSFYDANEKLIGTALGSQLPSSSDYKQTITTGEIKVVHAGGVGDFSNYSSVKFNVTKYK encoded by the coding sequence ATGAAAAAATTTATTATAGGTGTAGTTGTAGGGAGCATACTCTCTCTTTCTTCAGTTGTAGTTGCTTCTGATTCAGTACAAGCATATTTATTTGAAGTGTATTTTACAATTAATGGTCGCAATACAGCTATTGAAAAAGATTATTCAGTTCTCAATTATAACGGCAGCACTTATGTTCCTGTTCGTTTCATCGCAGAACAACTAGGTGCTTCTGTTGATTACAATGCAATTAATAAAGAAATAGCAATTAATCAATTTTCATCCAATATGAAAATTCTTACAGATAGTAATTATCCTAATGTGCGCTATAGTTTGTTAGATCTTTATTTAGATGGTGGTTATACAGGAAGTTATGGACTACTTTCAGTCGATAAAATAAAGGAGAGCACAATAACAGAACATGAAATAGATTTTAGCCTGAGTTTTTACGATGCAAATGAAAAGTTGATTGGAACAGCATTAGGATCTCAGTTGCCTAGTTCTTCTGATTACAAACAAACAATAACTACAGGCGAAATCAAAGTTGTACATGCTGGTGGAGTTGGTGATTTCTCTAATTATTCAAGTGTTAAATTTAATGTGACGAAGTATAAATAA
- a CDS encoding recombinase zinc beta ribbon domain-containing protein: MSAENNHCGFPYPCGANFKRRTWNSNNVSKKVVWQCRTYVNEGKEACDAKAVNELELQDAFV; encoded by the coding sequence ATTTCAGCAGAAAACAATCACTGTGGATTTCCTTACCCCTGCGGAGCTAATTTCAAAAGGCGAACATGGAATAGTAACAATGTATCGAAGAAAGTTGTATGGCAATGCCGAACTTACGTCAACGAAGGGAAAGAAGCTTGTGATGCCAAAGCAGTAAATGAGTTAGAGTTGCAGGATGCCTTTGTATGA
- a CDS encoding DUF3841 domain-containing protein: MATYWTLQEEVVWNEAVKIGYLEGKQEYAMYPAEYIWMMAQMKQRLENYNDKYPIWLWIKKPDMRSASHFKSYTRCVRLTIDLEEENVLVSDFEDWHSVLNNGFNADNEQEYDDFYEGKLKITKEESWERIFELERIQDPLWSGVRDWLQGVTGRIDINKVKKVEHFISRKQVEF, from the coding sequence GTGGCTACATATTGGACTCTCCAAGAGGAAGTAGTTTGGAATGAAGCAGTAAAAATTGGATATCTTGAAGGAAAACAAGAATATGCGATGTATCCAGCAGAGTACATTTGGATGATGGCACAAATGAAGCAACGACTAGAAAATTACAATGATAAATACCCTATATGGCTATGGATTAAGAAGCCTGATATGAGGTCTGCAAGTCACTTTAAAAGTTATACAAGATGCGTTCGTCTTACTATAGATTTGGAAGAAGAAAATGTGCTAGTTTCAGATTTTGAAGATTGGCATTCTGTTTTGAACAATGGTTTTAATGCCGATAATGAGCAAGAATATGATGATTTTTACGAAGGGAAATTAAAGATTACAAAGGAGGAGAGTTGGGAACGTATTTTTGAATTAGAACGTATCCAAGATCCTCTTTGGAGTGGAGTTAGAGATTGGCTGCAAGGTGTTACTGGTAGAATTGATATCAATAAAGTGAAGAAGGTTGAGCATTTTATAAGTCGAAAACAAGTAGAGTTTTAG
- a CDS encoding DUF6985 domain-containing protein, whose protein sequence is MTKQILDLTLDEFGYKVMINLPVWNEFTSDSNDVYEVDFGGDINSPLLSELIDTYDFIVSNQEEIKNVILQELVEEYSGFQAKYCDDEDDEFMPDLTGVNDLKPLISLARVHILDVIKDGIGYFGFEFDCSWDEEHGFGVMLFKNEVVALGGSDSSFLSWIANDHLNESSDTK, encoded by the coding sequence ATGACAAAGCAAATATTAGATCTTACATTAGATGAATTTGGATATAAAGTGATGATAAATCTACCCGTTTGGAATGAATTTACTTCAGACTCAAACGATGTTTATGAAGTAGATTTTGGTGGAGACATAAATTCACCTCTACTCAGTGAATTAATAGATACTTATGATTTTATTGTATCCAATCAAGAAGAAATTAAGAATGTAATACTACAAGAGTTAGTTGAAGAATATAGTGGTTTCCAAGCAAAATATTGCGATGATGAAGATGATGAGTTTATGCCAGATTTAACTGGTGTTAATGATCTAAAGCCCTTAATCAGTTTAGCAAGAGTTCATATCTTAGATGTAATCAAGGACGGCATTGGTTATTTTGGCTTTGAATTTGATTGCTCGTGGGATGAAGAGCACGGTTTTGGTGTAATGCTATTTAAAAACGAAGTAGTTGCATTGGGGGGATCAGACTCATCCTTTCTTTCATGGATAGCTAATGATCATTTAAATGAAAGTAGCGATACAAAATGA
- a CDS encoding 1,4-dihydroxy-6-naphthoate synthase: MTHYDNLYCKLFIDTDIDINSLFDLVCQIVSGFRKVMRTVVTDLSEIDIMKNDDFDALKKDYGSDGFLFFKYYCDIQPTDYIGLDEGKYISSVSLLLESLWDIKINAVCACDFEGELPRMGGYNPNR; encoded by the coding sequence ATGACACACTATGATAATTTGTATTGTAAGTTATTCATTGACACAGACATTGATATAAACTCGCTATTTGATTTAGTGTGTCAAATTGTATCAGGTTTTAGAAAAGTTATGCGGACAGTTGTTACAGACCTAAGTGAAATAGATATTATGAAAAATGATGACTTTGATGCTTTAAAAAAAGACTATGGAAGTGATGGCTTTCTCTTCTTTAAATACTATTGTGATATTCAACCAACGGATTATATAGGATTGGACGAGGGAAAATATATATCAAGTGTTTCACTGTTATTGGAAAGTCTATGGGATATAAAAATAAATGCAGTATGTGCTTGTGATTTTGAGGGAGAACTACCAAGAATGGGCGGATATAATCCTAACAGATGA